tactgcatatttgtaattatgtaccagggatgttgcggatgcagattttttgacatccgcggatgcggatgcggatatttaaagcctcacatccgcggatgcggatgtcaagatttggtacttaaaaaacgtcaaatattacatttttagcatttttatttaaaaaaaaacgaaacgtttagtatttgagcaagaatataggtgcgttttatttaataaacagtaacttggcctacttttcgggatctaggcGAATTCTTTATATATATTACCTAATgtcgaaattacctagcacttacgccgccggcgccgccgctaatacgttcctcccaagtagcattgcaagctgtatataagctgtattaaagtttatttgtatactataagctgtacagttaggctgtacaaaggctgtataagcgcttatacagcccttataagtaaaaaaagggcccaaattatacagcctttggcgttattagagctgtagagtagctgtataagcaatacataagctgcataatagctgcattacagctatatttcggtgtaacaggaaaccttaacactacagataatctcttataagtacgatataagaatataagttttaaatgagttataagaaagaattacaagagaataataatcatttaagaaactaaaatgtcttaatcttgttcattcataatatagtaatggcgacaataaagtgttaagtatagtggatggtaaaagtaaaagtaaatattatagaggacttgaatggaatattacattattggtaagtgcggattattatttattgtgaacctgtgtatcttttctggcaaaatatttacgcgcctgcaaaataacaaagagaaaccataaggaaaatatcaaaaatcggtaaagttactgtttgtttttaaggttagagtatcaaaaatatttataaatgttaattctaaggctaaacaatttattttagctggtaatcataacacggcgttagtctgctaaatatttgcaagtatttctttaattatatttacaaatacgtttttttttaaattgtaaaatggcgacaatttttaaacagcctacaggatagttggagagcattataatcttagtagctgtgctgtgtaataaatggagtgtcttttacagcttttgtaattaaaacagctttataatagaatatttgtattcgtttggctgtatttcggttctccgtacataagttataattctctttagaaatccgtataacaaataaaaaacctgtactgtaactgtcatatattcctttagttttataatacacttattttcagaaatcattacactactatacttatacgagtgtaaaattacgccaaaagattgttataagcgactctatcagtaatacagaaaaaagctgtactatagctgccatttattcatttggttttataatacccttacagacagaagttatacaactactattcttataggagagtaagattacgccataagaaatagctttaaaacggggttgacagatacatttgtacagctacaagtgccaagtgatagtacaatacagcctgtatacagcttttacgataaaattagcttgtagtgtttcacaacacttaatgttttaaaacggagttgacagatacttttgtacagctaaaagtgccaagtgttactacaatacagcctgtatacagcttttacgatagaattagcttgtagtctctcaaaacacttttagttttatagtagattttttatattctgataaagcaccccatgcttccgcagaaacctttataatgattttatacagcttgagctgtataatgtctgtaaagtaccttttatacagcttaaatcttttctgacactcttatacgtcccttaaatcactctaagttctcaattggctgctatattgatgttgccgacacttccatgctacttgggctgttaccgacttggtcgacatccgcatcgattttatgcggatgcggatgcagatgcggatgttccgcggatgcggatgcggatgcgaatattcgcaacatccctatggtattagttgtctgtcgtaagaaaagtacagtcagcgataaaagcttgtaccaaaaatgaaatttttgccgaaaatttattttctttgttaATACTTACAACACAGCTTGGTGAAGAATACAATGTGCTGTAGCGACTTCGTCCGGCAGTTGGTCGTTGCATTTATTGACCGAGTCAAAATTCCTGACGTCCTCAAAATTCTTAATGACGTCGTGAAACTGGTCCCTGAGGTCTGCCAGCTTTTCCAACGGCTCTATCAGACAATGCTCTGTAATGTTTACTATCTGAAAATAGGTTAGGTTGTGTCTCAAGGGagcaaaatgatatatttacggCGAGGACGTAGTACATGGATCCTGAACGAAGCGCAAGATTCTACAATTGTAtaattgaatcctgagcgtcgCGAGGGATTCTAtaattgaatcctgagcgtagtgATTCAACTGTTAAGCTGTACAGTTAAGATCAACTGTGCCCATGACAGAAGatacatactgcttttcacatcacctatgaggtaattatgatgtttaaaaattttaaactaaaaattaacgtgcaaaaaaaaatactagtgtCCTAGAACACAAAAGTgaaactttgatccctcctagcagggatgAAAAAGCCTGTTTTCGAAttggtgatgtgaaaaaaaaaatttttcatacaTAGGTAAgtgcaataaatatttaagtaaccAGGGAAAAGATATCCACGGTATGACGTATTTCTTTGCTATcgaaaaatatttagaagttAGACCAAGtaaagtctgcagcggttttgatagctcacgcagtgcaagtgttattttatacgtcataatttcatagatgtttgacgtttaaaataacgcactgcgtgggctatcaaaatcactgcagacttttcttggtctaactcttggTACTTATGCTTCATATTTCTAAGCGTAGCTTAGCAGTGACAAACTCATGCTCACCTCCTCCATCGATATCATATAATTCGTGAAATcgtgaaaatattttattttataaaacttcACAATGGCGCCCCGCAACTCTCGTCCCATAATGTCGTTCATAATCTTCACCAAATCTAGAAACGTGTCGATCGTGTCCAAGGATTTTTGTTTGAGCTCATTGTAATTGTTTCTACCTCGGTTGAAGATCATTTTAGACAAGTTATGGGCCTCCGTTACGAGGTAATATTTTTTGTCGATATCGCCGTACGATAGTTGCGAACTCTGTAACATTttttcaatagggaatattacgcgaaactttGCGTAGGGGGGGTGAAAAAtagatataaaattttattctgacgaccggtctggcatatacatagaaaacacccatgactcaggaacaaatataaatgcccttactgggattcgaacccaggaccatcgaccAGGACCCActatagtgggtagtgaccctgcctgcgaagccgatggtcctgggttcgaatcccagtaagggcatttatttgtgtgatgaacactaatatttgttccttagtcatgggtgttttctatgtatatgagtatgtatttatctatataagtatgtatatcgtcgcctagcacccatagtacaagctttgcttagtttggggctaggttgatctgtgtaagatgtccccaatatttatttatttatttaaatgtacgtAGAAGTTATActgagaaaagtctgcagtgattttgataggccacgcagtgcatgtgttattgtaaacgtcaaacgtctttgaaattatgacgtataaataacacttgcactgcgggggCCATCATaatcgctgtagacttttcttggtctaactccacCAGTCATCAGGTActttataaaacatataataatCAATAAGATACTCACTTTATACAcatatataattaaaataagtgcGACGTAACACATTTTCCTCcacattattattaataaaaaataatttaacacAATATATGTGACTActaataaatgtaggtacttttattaaGTTACAAAGACAAGTTGTGATctagttttaacttttaacgtaattttttttaatagttttaaacttattttttatggcTCAAAATGGTGCTAATGCTTGAACAATGACTAGGTTTCGCCAGTGTATACGATGagtagtaaaataattaaatggacGTGTACATGTGGATACTTAAAATCGTaattttatagctttttttGATTAGTTTTGTGCTACGCATGGCCATAATTTCCGATTGTAGTATTTACGTGGGTGATTGTATAAGGAGTATAACTACGCAAGTTGCTGGTAACAATTGCCcagtataataaaatgcaaacgTAACGACACTAAAGTTAGGTAGTAGACATGTGTCGTTCGCGAGCGAGTGATTCAAATGAACTGTATCTTTTGATTGAACTAgctcactcttcaactcagtACAGATTTGACTagctcatttcgctcagtaacTCTTTTATATCGGTGTTACTTGCtcgctctttcccactcatgatCGAATGAGCGGGCCCAGCCAAACGAGTGAGACGATGCGGAGTGACGGTTTCGGAGCGTTTCGGATGAATTCGGAGGGTGCCGGGAAAACATGGCGGGATCCGTACCGTTTGATTTGCTTTCTTCGTCGCACTTATGGCTGTGCGTATTATATAACCATCCCATTTACGCACTTTTATGTACAGAGTACTGTTGGATGTCGAGAGAGCAGACTACGGCTGTCGTTTGTTGACCAATTTTAGTTTAAGATTTAATTGACGGGCTTAGGCAGTGTAATTAATGTAATGATAgtctaatatttttatgaaatgtaCACTATATAGTATCAGATTTTCATCATAATTGCCAATCTAGATTAGAGGGGTTTATGTTTAATATGAGGTACGTTTAGGAGAAACTTTGTTTTTCCGTCGTTTTATTATTAACCTAAAAAATCTAGATTGACAGTCCTAAGCCTGTccaagtatgaaggaaaatctgcttaatatgtatattgtagTAAATGTATGTATAGTATAGCTTATATAACACTAATAATGCATATTTTTTAACGATCAAGTGCGTAGGTAATACAAATCAAACCAAACAATTCAATCAatctgattgattgacatcTCTCTCTACTCACTATTTAATCTACAGATctactgagcgaaatgagctAAATGAGCTAAATGAGTGATATATATcaccgcgagcgaaagatatgaatcactcttttcaactcagtgaaCGATTATGCGCATCTCTATTAGGTAGGGGACATTTGTCCACAGTCTGCCTATTTCATAAGCTCCAaaccaaggcctgttcacttcctaagaaagttatgtccccaaataattgcgcatgtgtgcgccttaatcttctatgtgtgcgttggcctccgggaaaaagttgcgagtaataaaaataaaaacatttttctacagcaacattgctcccaactctgatttaaattatcacgaattttatacaatattaatcataaaacgggacttaaaacttaattacatgcgattaagttttataatgaatatttgcttccaactgtctttatcaatgttcataaaatatatggagggtaggtacgtctacccaccataataaaaaatatatttgtcaatgactctgtccaactgctgtggttaaagttcataacgaaaattttatttattaactctttaaataatacatacaacgtgtaccgctacgtaccacttaagactgtaagtctgtacctacatggattacagcaatgcacatagaaaatgtgctaaatgcggagcaacggctgttgaagcagccagagtgaaatttacaactttagtgggttcagaaggaaccgagtcataacgcatctggaaagcgtattaattaaccgtgaagaaatgtatgaatacaagttggaaatctgtgtaaaatgccgtatgtaaagtgtagtgtatctgtgtgtaaagtgtaataggtaggcatgcctaatgttatttgtataaaaggtactgaaaactttgtgaatgcgctttattaatgtctatttttttattaagttgccagttgccagttttcagtgtatatttttatatgtacttaaaacattttttaataaataatatatataatgttataaacataaacatgccttttatttaaatcaattgataataccacaaacaaggggtaatatttgcatcttgcatatatttcgtgatatgaagataacaaatatgtttatcaacagaattactacctaccaatacccgccaggctaaaccggttgtcaactttagttccattggtacacaaagacggcgccactagtataaacgtataaacggttggggacatttttttgtatggagttaccgttcttctcctagtgagtattatattctttgctccAAACATATCTACAAGTCCAGTGATTTtaacctatactctgtatctttaggtatttcaataagAGTAAAAAACAAGTTGTACATtctcgggtagttataacatttattggtcaactaaccaaatacaaaatacaaaaccgcctggatcagtcactgaacgacctgacttcaatctacattatttgatcatgtaatattttcaactaccctcaactggcttaaggagcagTTTGAGGGTAATATATATTGTTTAgtgttatttaaatacctaaagaaacaGACTATACGCTTTTACTTTGTTTAAattcttataattatttaaattgaatGAAATAAAGCATTATGCAAGTCAGTTCTTATTGaaaatgatttaaatttaatcGAACTAAGTAGAACCATGGGACAAGCAGTATTAGGGATCATACATTAATTACGTCTACACTttacgcgcctacattttttaaatttgctgcctttttctactgacaagatttgattgaccaactatatgtctaacccatagaaggtaggatcctatagaagtgttatacgcgtgcctccgtgagggacaaaacataatccatactaaaaaaaacggtggggaacaaaaaatatgtgagactgtgacaaggacaaacaataatagcgctttctctgctactcctactgaaagatacgtaagactatcccgttctatCAGTAACCCctaccactcatgcccaatccagttaaatactagattcatggtctAACCAAATTGATAAATCATATAAATCACAAAGTAAATAAGAATTGTGAAGCgtggtgcagtgcggtagtctgttacggctttaacAGTTGTcagatcgtttttttttacaaaagtttgTCCTATGATAGTGTGGTCCCAATTTTAAATTCGCAATAATATTTTCGTGCATGCCGTTCGAATTATTGCTCAAGCAAAATCTTAGTGCATCACTATTCATTTGCTCTTTCCATTCGTTCAATTTTACGTCAAATTTCATGTCTcattttgttgtttgtgtactttGTGTTGATATCTACTAAACGCGCGCCCATTCTTGTTATTTGTTAGCAAAAGCTATATTTCCCATTAAAAACTTTTCATTTCCGATACCTACATGCTCTCAAAATGCCTAAGGCAATGcgtgaaatttttcaaaatgggaATTCTTACGACGAAACGGACCGAATGCCAGataacataacaataaccaatctcgatattattatgtacgtTGTGGCGATCGTTGGGCACTTAGTAGACTTGGGAGTGGATATAAATGTAGCTGTACAGTATTCCCTGGCCGGCCATATGATGGAATTCGGATGGACGCTCGCTTTTATACTTTTACCAGCGTTTGTGAATACGGCAGTATCAATACGCATGTAAGTGTACTTTTTTAAGTTATCTTGTATTTCACAGCGAATCAAAGGCCTCTTGTCCGCCAATTCGATGATGAGCTTATTACATAAGTACTTGCTTGTTTTCAAaatcatcattggcctttgcgtctattgcagacgatttatggtgtaacataCATTGTTACACCATACCCCAGCCTGGGACGGAATTAAGGAAACGCAAGATCTGTTTGAATAATAATGTTTAATGCCATTTACACCTAAGAAGTTGCTTAGTGcattttttaaaaataaaacaaagtcctggCTTAGaccgtcataatttcatagaagtttgacatttaaattaacacttggactgcgtggactatcaaatccgctgcagagtTTTCTTGTTCCGACTACCAGTGGGTCCCATTTTCATCTCAATGACATACAACATTTCTATTAATACATTCACACATATGTGTTCACATATGGCAAGACAtatgtgtgttcattttgtactggAAACGGGGCGCCCGGCACCGAAAGTGTTAAGTTTCTTTAGCTAAATTGGCAAAACAGAGTTTACATGCTTGTGTCACAGTTTTTGTATGGGTTGAGTAAATATCTAAAATTGTGTGGTGTGTAGTAGCAGTGGGAATAAACTGGTTTGTTGTCTATTTGCTAGCTATCTTAATTACATGCTTTTAACTTGCTGTGTTCATATGTAACTAAATAAGTTTAaggcaaaattttattttttggtacaagcttttatcgctgactgtacttttcttacgacagacaactaatactcattgagacaattctaaaaacccctaacacaattaggttgcgttgtttcatcacagagttcctatggccacctcctgtcccatcatcagatcagcttgatggtaccataatattgcattgtcatcccatttatacatgcatgcaaaatttcagctcaatcggaaaccgggaagtggatcaaatttaacttgcaagatttgattacagacagacagacagacagacaacggtcaggtgaaactaaataaaagcttgtaataagttTGCTTCAAAACATTTTAGTATCTGATTTAGTTGGAATTTGGCATACTTATAAAAGACCAGTAAGAATGCAATATTATAATGACATCAAATAGATCTAAATATTGCCATAAGAACTTTGTGATGTataacctcctgagacccagaagcaattgttttgtttttgaaattggaacccttagttacacaattaaagttcaaaatagatatTGAACAATGTACAAACAATTGTACGCTGGGACTTAGGAGGATAAAACAATGTAACTcttgaaagaaaaatacagtTGGTTGGAGAAATACGTTTATATAACCTGGtaaggcccaccatacaaaatttccctatatttaatttgaaccttgttgtATAGAAGATTAGGGTgactttcgtttgttttagaaagaatgaaacaaaagaaatgatactCAATTCGGATATtgtaaggttcaaattagattgaaacAGAGTGTATATACTGTATATTGTAATGTACATTGGGCTTTACGAGGATAAATATCATATGGCAAATGACACATGCATTTaattcgacgaccggtctggtctagtggatagtgaccctgtctgctaagcctggtcctgggttcgaatcccagtaagggcatttatttgtgtgatgaacactaacatttgttcctgagtcatggttgttttctatgtatataagtatgtatttatctatacaagtatgtatatcgtcgcctagtacccatagtacaagctttgcttagtttggggctaggtttgatctgtgtaagatgtcccctaatatttatttttatttttatttattttaattacacatACTGAGAgactatatatattgtatggttGCTAGTTGTGATGCACTAGCCCTACCATCTCTCACTGTACCACAGTAGGTGATAAGAGCTGGTAGCAAAAatcaaatttttaattacatagcTAATCTACAGTGATAAAGATCTTAATCCAACTTGTATTACACATGCTTTAAATACCTATCTGATATCACTAACATTGATAACTTGTCATttctaattaataattaaatactatcaggggcgtagcgtgaactaatctaaccgtgggcgaagtcgcatatgcgaggcccttttctttcactgtgcccgaaggggcctcgcgcgaCGCCCCTCttggggcgcgaggccgtgggcgacggcccacttcgcccacgcctaacTACGCCACTGAATACTATCATAAATTTTTGTACATTAAACCACTATAATTATTACACTATTAAACTAATTATATGgttgataataataatacacacataatatAGTCACCTTCGGGAAATGTTTCGTAGGGCCTTGttctccattttcaagcactatCAGTGCTGTGCAGCGGTGTcattgccacagaataaataatacagaAAGGACAAtaatactaccgtacagaaaggacacttcctacaaaaccgaagtatGACAGTGATTCAGGGAcaaatcatgctatccctttcggctatgttatgtagggttgtcaaaattcaagtcattatcttatctgtggtcgtgcacgcataaggacgtcaagtggtgccaaccctaataattgctcagagcaattttgagccgaacggagccgaaaaTGCCCGAATTGgtaaaattagtttatttgaaaacttgttatttaattaCCAGGTATGCTCAAGACAAGCAGCAAGACTCCATTAGCAACGAGGTGACGAAGCGTCACTGGCTACGAATCTTCATTCTGGTCCTACAGATGGCGCCTATTCTCAGATTCATTGATGCTTTAGTGTAAGTATTATTTGTTTCATCTAGCTTGCTCATTTAATTAATCTACTTTTTAGTATTACTCGTTGCAATGGTAATGGTTAGCTGTCTAGGGGAAATAACTTAAAACctttatatgttttttaaattgaCCAAATATGCATTTCTGTGGTAGTTCTAACTGTTCTAAGCCACTTCCATAGTGTGCCTTCTACTAAGACCAAACATCagtatcatggtataataatatactccgcctggtactccattccgagattcgcgtatgacctaactgacacgcgcctacgtcatcatgctgtttacaggttctcaaactttgaaatgtgggagaattttaaccaacggtgaaaattattctaacggcattaattttaagttattcatgtagaaacatagtaaaataaaacaaatctaatgtattaaattaaactttatttatctatacaagacaaacgtttgaaaaactaattcacagttacacattaattaccaagcttacggcgtgaaaagtttggaaaacactgcgactgctgacactgagtgagaaggaaataacaattaacacgcgttcgacaaggatgacggtcagggca
The Cydia splendana chromosome 20, ilCydSple1.2, whole genome shotgun sequence DNA segment above includes these coding regions:
- the LOC134800788 gene encoding uncharacterized protein LOC134800788; this translates as MWRKMCYVALILIIYVYKSSQLSYGDIDKKYYLVTEAHNLSKMIFNRGRNNYNELKQKSLDTIDTFLDLVKIMNDIMGRELRGAIVKFYKIKYFHDFTNYMISMEEIVNITEHCLIEPLEKLADLRDQFHDVIKNFEDVRNFDSVNKCNDQLPDEVATAHCILHQAVLFNEVMQQSLGTIVTVKTRQHAQDMNESIYNVQTCLNNFVPKFFDQLLVDVYTDECEYLKVVNASITDLMKDKANVTQFPSKWKPLTDLLKAKLKSPSHVLNQPIFATIFAIVNNASDDATRRLH